Proteins encoded together in one Mercenaria mercenaria strain notata chromosome 18, MADL_Memer_1, whole genome shotgun sequence window:
- the LOC123539081 gene encoding uncharacterized protein LOC123539081, translated as MGLFPKSLQYFVLACILIGVSYHFVTIGVHMFDKHNFNNNLKEVMEQLKSINGLKQITKNGDNDNRCESCSKTVPNVIVQYGTKRTASTLQFQILCLMMAFLHEDEKDKVGCFFNNKTVNKYTVIKTHNIVRLPISIPSNSWIFVTSSDALPLREKLVFNWSSRKIKERNITIPYVADVDLVSKRGHFIAYEYQTVFGMSDENMQYIIEYLRYWDILRICCGRQMSNDWRSRLLSNVNNSHHHNRHILTYPACEMYNISQVELLLLNTYAVQKFGHIASLRDVIGKPSIIDGKLDGGYCERCNKNIIRRRLKFNYKCH; from the exons ATGGGTTTATTTCCCAAATCTTTGCAGTATTTTGTCTTAGCATGCATATTGATTGGTGTTTCTTATCATTTTGTTACGATAGGTGTACACATGTTTGATAAACATAACTTCAATAATAATCTAAAAGAAGTAATGGAACAATTGAAGAGTATAAATGGATTAaaacaaataaccaaaaatgGAGATAACGATAATCGATGTGAG TCATGTTCTAAAACTGTTCCAAATGTCATTGTGCAATATGGTACTAAACGCACAGCGTCAACGCTTCAGTTCCAAATACTGTGTTTGATGATGGCGTTTCTGCATGAAGATGAAAAGGACAAAGTTGGATGTTTCTTTAACAATAAAACAGTAAACAAGTACACTGTTATTAAAACTCACAATATTGTAAGGCTACCTATATCCATACCATCAAATTCATGGATTTTTGTGACTTCAAGCGATGCATTGCCGCTTCGAGAAAAGCTTGTATTTAACTGGAGTAGTcggaaaattaaagaaagaaacatTACGATTCCGTATGTTGCTGATGTGGATTTGGTCTCAAAACGTGGTCATTTTATTGCTTATGAATACCAGACTGTCTTTGGAATGTCAGATGAAAATATGCAGTACATTATTGAATACCTTCGCTATTGGGATATACTTCGAATATGTTGTGGAAGACAGATGTCCAACGACTGGCGAAGTCGCTTACTTTCAAATGTGAATAACAGTCACCATCATAACCGTCATATTCTAACATACCCTGCATGTGAAATGTATAATATAAGTCAAGTTGAGCTTCTTCTTCTGAACACATATGCTGTCCAAAAGTTTGGTCATATCGCTTCATTACGTGACGTCATTGGAAAGCCGTCAATCATTGACGGAAAACTGGACGGAGGCTATTGTGAACGTTGTAACAAAAACATTATCAGAAGAcgtttaaaatttaattacaaatgccattag